The Paenibacillus macerans genome includes a window with the following:
- a CDS encoding DUF4320 family protein, translated as MKRVIASRRGEGYVDVVVIVLVALLCIALAIKVFPVFITQQQLNTFADELTREAETAGRIGPETSQRIKELQEQTGVDPAIEWSKTGRIQINEEVTVILRTNVNIGLFGNFGSFPIELSATATGKSEVYWK; from the coding sequence ATGAAGCGAGTGATCGCCTCCCGCCGTGGAGAAGGGTATGTCGATGTGGTTGTTATCGTACTCGTTGCGCTGCTGTGTATCGCCCTTGCGATCAAAGTGTTCCCGGTATTTATAACACAACAGCAGCTTAACACGTTCGCCGATGAACTGACGCGCGAAGCAGAAACTGCTGGCAGAATCGGACCGGAAACGTCGCAGCGGATAAAAGAACTGCAAGAACAAACCGGGGTAGATCCTGCCATCGAATGGAGCAAAACCGGAAGGATTCAAATTAACGAGGAAGTGACGGTCATCCTTCGAACGAACGTTAACATTGGGTTGTTTGGGAATTTCGGTTCGTTCCCCATCGAACTGTCGGCCACCGCAACCGGAAAGTCCGAGGTATACTGGAAATGA
- a CDS encoding DUF6550 family protein produces the protein MKRKVWLVTGGIVVLGAIGIWAMGLSSDKPVQTEPVTNATPSPSVPTPIVIPEDSTSNSPETEQPSSLPKVSDVKPEQEPTITESPILQPEKGPQHIEVPITEPESTPKPTKPPKSKPQTTDKPQSPVSPSKNDDQETKPSKPKEEPKVGEQNSSGKVYFPGFGWVEKGEPNQGSKSESDGDWDKQVGTMD, from the coding sequence ATGAAGCGAAAAGTTTGGCTAGTGACAGGCGGGATCGTAGTTCTTGGGGCCATCGGAATTTGGGCCATGGGCCTCTCATCGGATAAACCAGTTCAAACTGAACCCGTAACAAATGCAACTCCTTCCCCTTCTGTTCCCACTCCCATTGTTATACCGGAAGATTCAACATCGAATTCTCCCGAAACTGAGCAACCAAGTTCTTTACCTAAAGTGTCAGACGTAAAACCCGAACAGGAACCAACAATTACTGAATCACCTATCCTGCAGCCGGAAAAGGGCCCTCAGCACATTGAAGTTCCGATTACCGAACCAGAGTCTACGCCAAAACCGACAAAACCACCAAAATCCAAGCCACAAACAACAGACAAGCCGCAATCCCCGGTCTCTCCTTCGAAAAATGATGATCAGGAAACGAAGCCGAGCAAACCGAAGGAAGAGCCTAAGGTAGGCGAGCAAAATAGCAGCGGAAAGGTGTATTTCCCCGGATTTGGATGGGTTGAAAAAGGAGAGCCTAATCAGGGTAGTAAGAGCGAATCGGACGGGGATTGGGATAAGCAAGTGGGGACCATGGACTAG
- a CDS encoding C39 family peptidase — MDPTTAKLLAHLAVKVAQDEQARKQILMLIIAPAVAFLLLAAMVLQLLTSPLETLKLWLTEDEAFVVDEMRTDYGYTQLVQKDDDSYRESYGQQYEGVVFKDGSREVVYYNQLDSRWADKPYGPRDTIGVAGCGPTSLAIVVSTLTDKTVDPVSMSKWAYDNGYLAEGTGSYHSLIPDGARHFGLKVDGATAKEQQKIIDALASGKLVIAIMGKGHFTSSGHFIVLRGVTDDGQILVADPASKKRSEKAWDFSIILKEARKNAGAGGPFWIIHK; from the coding sequence TTGGACCCGACAACGGCAAAACTGCTGGCACATCTGGCTGTAAAAGTCGCTCAAGATGAACAAGCCCGCAAGCAAATATTGATGTTGATCATCGCTCCAGCCGTGGCTTTCTTGCTGCTTGCTGCCATGGTGCTACAACTGCTGACCTCGCCTCTTGAAACGCTCAAACTTTGGCTGACCGAAGATGAAGCGTTCGTTGTAGATGAAATGCGAACCGATTACGGGTACACGCAGTTGGTTCAAAAAGACGATGACAGCTACAGGGAGAGCTACGGCCAGCAATACGAAGGTGTTGTGTTCAAAGACGGCAGCCGCGAGGTGGTGTACTACAACCAGCTCGATTCGCGTTGGGCGGATAAGCCTTATGGCCCTCGCGATACGATTGGGGTTGCCGGTTGTGGGCCGACATCACTGGCGATAGTCGTGTCCACGCTTACGGATAAAACCGTCGATCCCGTTTCCATGTCCAAATGGGCCTATGATAACGGCTATTTGGCGGAAGGGACCGGCAGTTACCATAGCTTGATTCCCGACGGAGCCAGACATTTCGGTTTAAAAGTAGATGGAGCTACGGCCAAAGAGCAACAAAAAATCATCGACGCCCTGGCTAGCGGCAAATTGGTCATCGCCATCATGGGCAAAGGCCACTTCACTTCCTCCGGCCATTTTATCGTCCTGCGCGGCGTTACGGATGACGGTCAAATCCTGGTTGCGGACCCAGCAAGCAAGAAACGCAGCGAAAAGGCATGGGATTTCTCCATCATTCTAAAGGAAGCCCGGAAGAACGCCGGTGCCGGCGGTCCGTTTTGGATTATCCATAAGTAA
- a CDS encoding VirB4 family type IV secretion system protein, translated as MSTKIPEQSVNASLLNAITPMGLSFARNGLTVGEESAKVYGVIQYPQKVEIGWLSTLTNLPATMVAIGFHPIDNSTLINAISKSITQNRSLADTAKDPLTRQRAEKAAVDGENIMLQIDQNGETVGLMNLVVMPFAHEERLFTRAFRRVENTFSMMRCKIRTLAHLQKESFQHLSPLYPAQEQIQQVLDKIMPMSSFVGGFPFASSGFNDGTGYYLARDTNGGLVIVDLWRRGGDRTNSNIVVMGVAGVGKSTAVKHIALSEYMKGTKIIFIDPESEYKELCQRLNGDWINAGGGAGGKINPLQIRPAPRDDEDEPHPLYKDEGNGMSDLALHLKNLEIFFNLYVPDLTMMQKAVLKQCLIELYNQFQITWNTDISQLRNTDFPTFSDLYELLQAKEEKHGDEIYKELSLLLHDIARGGDAFLWNGHSTIQTRSRCICLDTHTLQNTSDNIKRTQYFNLLSWCWEQMSRDRNERVLLICDESYLMIDPNVPQSLVFLRNVEKRARKYEAGLAIISHSVVDFLAPEVKMYGQALLDIPCIKILMGTDGKNLQETRELYNLTEAEEELLASKKREHALLMIGSKRMHVHFEIPEYKFAYMGTAGGR; from the coding sequence ATGAGTACAAAAATACCTGAGCAAAGCGTCAATGCCTCTCTTTTAAATGCGATCACCCCCATGGGCCTTTCCTTTGCCCGGAACGGTCTGACCGTCGGAGAAGAATCAGCCAAAGTTTACGGTGTGATCCAATATCCGCAAAAAGTTGAGATTGGCTGGCTGTCCACGCTGACCAACCTTCCCGCGACAATGGTGGCTATTGGTTTCCACCCTATCGATAACAGCACCTTGATAAATGCCATCTCTAAATCAATCACGCAAAACCGCAGTCTCGCCGATACCGCCAAAGACCCGCTCACAAGGCAACGGGCCGAAAAGGCGGCGGTTGACGGCGAGAATATTATGCTGCAAATCGACCAAAACGGCGAGACGGTAGGACTCATGAATTTAGTCGTCATGCCGTTTGCCCATGAAGAAAGATTGTTCACGCGCGCCTTTCGGCGTGTGGAAAACACATTCAGCATGATGCGCTGCAAAATCCGCACGCTGGCTCATCTGCAAAAAGAAAGTTTCCAACACCTCTCCCCGTTGTACCCCGCACAGGAACAGATTCAGCAGGTGCTGGACAAAATCATGCCGATGAGTTCCTTTGTCGGCGGTTTTCCTTTTGCCAGCTCCGGTTTTAATGACGGAACCGGATATTATTTGGCTAGAGATACGAACGGCGGATTGGTGATCGTCGATCTCTGGAGACGGGGAGGTGATCGGACTAACTCCAATATCGTCGTCATGGGTGTGGCCGGCGTCGGCAAATCAACGGCTGTTAAACATATCGCGCTTAGTGAATACATGAAGGGAACCAAAATTATTTTTATCGACCCGGAGTCCGAGTACAAGGAGTTATGCCAGCGGCTGAACGGCGACTGGATTAATGCGGGCGGCGGAGCAGGCGGAAAAATCAATCCGTTGCAAATCCGCCCCGCTCCCCGCGACGATGAAGACGAACCGCACCCGCTCTACAAGGACGAAGGCAACGGAATGTCTGATTTGGCGCTGCATTTGAAAAACTTGGAGATCTTTTTTAACCTTTACGTCCCCGATTTGACGATGATGCAGAAAGCCGTTCTCAAACAATGCCTGATTGAACTATATAATCAGTTCCAAATCACTTGGAATACCGACATTAGCCAGTTACGCAACACCGACTTTCCTACATTCTCCGATCTGTACGAACTCCTGCAAGCCAAAGAAGAAAAGCACGGCGATGAAATCTATAAAGAGTTGTCACTGCTGCTGCATGATATTGCCCGCGGCGGAGACGCTTTTCTGTGGAACGGCCATAGTACCATTCAAACCCGCAGCCGCTGCATTTGTTTGGATACCCACACATTACAAAATACCTCCGACAACATTAAACGAACGCAGTATTTTAACCTATTGTCCTGGTGCTGGGAACAGATGTCACGGGATCGGAATGAGCGGGTACTGCTCATCTGCGATGAATCTTACCTCATGATCGACCCGAACGTACCGCAAAGCCTCGTCTTCCTCCGAAATGTTGAAAAGCGCGCCCGGAAATACGAGGCGGGCCTTGCGATCATCTCCCACAGTGTCGTTGACTTTCTTGCCCCCGAGGTCAAAATGTACGGACAAGCCTTGCTTGACATCCCTTGCATCAAAATACTGATGGGAACCGATGGGAAAAACCTGCAAGAAACACGGGAGCTATACAACCTGACTGAAGCGGAAGAGGAACTATTGGCAAGTAAAAAACGCGAACACGCTTTGCTCATGATCGGCTCCAAACGAATGCATGTTCATTTTGAAATTCCCGAGTATAAGTTTGCTTATATGGGAACAGCGGGAGGGCGATAA